In Halobacterium sp. R2-5, the following are encoded in one genomic region:
- a CDS encoding phosphatase PAP2 family protein: protein MVLLETILVLVAHVLAMLALGIAISIGPRRFVGALGDARRRFVAVTPYVLPLLVVLGMRRLALTIGPELSWYLQWNVSGVIYSLEGSAIATIQTLATPLVTEYFVFVYLYGYVFLLVFPVLAYFSLDDSERLAGLLAAYGLNYGLGLVCYVLFVSYGPRNVIPGLADSLLFTTYPTAQHLTAEVNLPTNVFPSLHTSLSVTVALFAWRTRSEYPGWLVVATLIAGSVAVATMYLGIHWVTDVVGGFALAGVSYWGAIRVVDRYGCWRSLPLWLADLPSRR from the coding sequence ATGGTCCTCCTAGAGACGATTCTGGTGCTGGTGGCGCACGTGCTCGCGATGCTCGCGCTGGGGATCGCCATCTCCATCGGGCCGCGGCGGTTCGTCGGGGCGCTCGGCGACGCCAGGCGCCGGTTCGTCGCCGTAACTCCCTACGTGTTGCCGTTGCTCGTCGTGCTCGGGATGCGCCGGCTCGCGCTCACCATCGGCCCGGAGCTGTCGTGGTACCTCCAGTGGAACGTCAGCGGCGTCATCTACTCGCTGGAGGGGTCGGCCATCGCGACCATCCAGACGCTGGCGACGCCGCTCGTCACCGAGTACTTCGTGTTCGTCTACCTCTACGGCTACGTCTTCCTGCTCGTCTTCCCGGTGCTCGCGTACTTCTCGCTGGACGACAGCGAACGCCTCGCGGGGCTGCTCGCGGCGTACGGGCTGAACTACGGCCTCGGGCTGGTGTGTTACGTGCTGTTCGTCTCCTACGGCCCGCGCAACGTCATCCCGGGGCTCGCGGACTCGCTGCTGTTCACGACGTACCCGACCGCCCAGCACCTCACCGCGGAAGTGAACCTCCCGACGAACGTCTTCCCGTCGCTGCACACGTCGCTGTCCGTGACCGTGGCGCTGTTCGCGTGGCGCACTCGCAGCGAGTACCCCGGCTGGCTGGTGGTCGCAACGCTGATCGCGGGCAGCGTCGCCGTCGCGACGATGTACCTCGGCATCCACTGGGTGACCGACGTCGTCGGCGGGTTCGCGCTCGCCGGCGTCTCCTACTGGGGCGCGATCCGGGTCGTCGACCGCTACGGCTGCTGGCGGTCGCTGCCGCTGTGGCTCGCGGACCTCCCGTCGCGGCGCTGA
- a CDS encoding proteasome-activating nucleotidase has translation MSRSPSLPDRPTLDIDPESSPEEHLDALQDHYGEILDVHEQLQAQLEDVESRREELREEVDRLQRENETLKTASLYLATVEDLPEDGSAVIKQHGNNQEVLTELSPRLADELEVGDRVAINDSFSVQRVLDDETDARAQAMEVDESPTVEYDDIGGLDEQLREVREAVEDPLVNPEKFEKVGVEPPSGVLLHGPPGTGKTMLAKAVANQTDATFIKMAGSELVRKFIGEGSRLVRDLFELADQKEPAIIFIDEIDAVAAKRTDSKTSGDAEVQRTMMQLLSEMDGFDERGDVRIIAATNRFDMLDSAILRPGRFDRLIEVPNPTEEARERILEIHAGDMNVADDVEFADLARQTDGFSGAQLASLATEAGMFAIRDDRDEVRRDDFDAAYEKLVAEGEDDFGPSYPSYIR, from the coding sequence ATGTCTCGTAGTCCTTCACTACCTGACCGGCCGACGCTCGACATCGACCCCGAGTCGTCGCCGGAGGAACACCTCGACGCACTCCAGGACCACTACGGGGAGATTCTCGACGTTCACGAGCAGCTCCAGGCCCAGCTCGAGGACGTCGAGTCGCGTCGCGAAGAGCTCCGCGAGGAGGTCGACCGCCTGCAGCGCGAGAACGAGACGCTGAAGACCGCGTCGCTGTACCTCGCGACGGTCGAAGACCTGCCGGAGGACGGCAGCGCCGTCATCAAGCAGCACGGCAACAACCAGGAAGTCCTCACCGAGCTGTCCCCGCGGCTCGCCGACGAGCTCGAGGTCGGGGACCGCGTCGCCATCAACGACTCGTTCAGCGTGCAGCGCGTCCTCGACGACGAGACGGACGCCCGCGCGCAGGCGATGGAAGTCGACGAGTCGCCGACCGTCGAGTACGACGACATCGGCGGTCTCGACGAGCAGCTCCGGGAGGTCCGGGAGGCCGTCGAGGACCCGCTCGTCAACCCCGAGAAGTTCGAGAAGGTCGGCGTGGAGCCGCCGAGCGGCGTGCTCCTGCACGGCCCGCCGGGGACCGGGAAGACGATGCTCGCGAAGGCCGTCGCGAACCAGACGGACGCGACGTTCATCAAGATGGCCGGCAGCGAGCTCGTCCGGAAGTTCATCGGGGAGGGCTCGCGGCTGGTCCGCGACCTCTTCGAGCTCGCCGACCAGAAGGAGCCCGCCATCATCTTCATCGACGAGATCGACGCCGTCGCCGCCAAGCGCACGGACTCGAAGACGTCCGGCGACGCCGAGGTCCAGCGGACGATGATGCAGCTGCTCAGCGAGATGGACGGCTTCGACGAGCGCGGCGACGTCCGCATCATCGCGGCGACGAACCGCTTCGACATGCTCGACTCCGCGATTCTCCGCCCCGGCCGCTTCGATCGCCTCATCGAGGTGCCGAACCCGACCGAGGAGGCCCGCGAACGCATCCTCGAGATCCACGCGGGCGACATGAACGTCGCCGACGACGTGGAGTTCGCGGACCTCGCCCGCCAGACGGACGGCTTCTCGGGCGCGCAGCTCGCGAGCCTCGCCACCGAGGCGGGGATGTTCGCGATCCGCGACGACCGCGACGAGGTCCGCCGCGATGACTTCGACGCCGCCTACGAGAAGCTCGTCGCCGAGGGCGAGGACGACTTCGGGCCGAGCTACCCGAGCTACATCCGGTAG
- a CDS encoding plasmid partition protein ParG has protein sequence MTKRLTVDFEDDVYKEFSKQCIDAEKTKSDVVRGLVTDWLNEPEE, from the coding sequence ATGACGAAGCGATTGACAGTGGACTTCGAGGATGACGTGTACAAGGAGTTCTCAAAGCAGTGCATCGACGCCGAGAAAACCAAGTCCGACGTAGTGCGCGGACTTGTCACCGATTGGCTGAACGAACCCGAAGAATGA
- a CDS encoding RNA-guided endonuclease TnpB family protein yields the protein MTGSQALVKTLDFQLDIQNDNESLLRGATLEARSVYNETIRLAKDGVDWDTISDRVADDANLVKNTTQRVVAKALGAMENYYEYDDFGQPSHTKDGVYPLRANYEEGYNLSLTDDGDVTFRISAKPYKHVTGVLKGNDAHLNILKTALESDEWTIGTAEALFHDNTAELHVNVTNTEQTVRNKQDSRTVVGVDVNEDNVALTALSADGVEDTLVIDFPEIKFERHRYFTMRKRVQNAEKPSMHDTLEGREERFVCDRLHKVSRHIVEWSRQFEKPCIVFEDLKEIRDSIDYGTRMNRRLHHLPFRTLQHYTSYKAAFEEIPTTWINPEYTSQRCPLCGHTERANRNKKRFKCRDCEHQDHSDRGASINIAVKGSKKLDWNVPALNNLPQVRKVRRQASGAVDAPTVTHDTATGHLADGVAGVSD from the coding sequence ATGACCGGCTCACAGGCCCTCGTTAAGACGCTGGACTTCCAACTCGATATCCAGAATGACAACGAGAGCCTGCTCCGTGGCGCCACGCTTGAAGCGCGCTCGGTGTACAACGAAACCATCCGCCTCGCCAAAGACGGCGTGGATTGGGACACGATTTCCGACCGTGTGGCCGATGACGCGAACCTCGTGAAGAACACGACACAGCGCGTCGTCGCCAAAGCACTCGGGGCGATGGAGAACTACTACGAGTACGACGACTTCGGCCAGCCGAGCCACACCAAGGACGGCGTGTACCCGCTTCGAGCCAACTACGAAGAAGGCTACAATCTATCCCTCACCGACGACGGTGACGTGACGTTCCGTATCAGCGCGAAGCCGTACAAACACGTCACGGGCGTTCTCAAAGGGAATGACGCCCATCTCAACATTCTCAAGACCGCCCTCGAAAGTGACGAGTGGACGATTGGGACGGCGGAAGCCTTGTTCCACGACAACACCGCCGAGTTGCACGTCAACGTCACCAACACCGAGCAGACTGTTCGGAACAAGCAGGATTCACGAACAGTCGTTGGTGTGGACGTGAACGAGGACAACGTGGCTCTGACCGCACTCTCTGCGGATGGGGTTGAGGATACGTTGGTTATCGACTTCCCCGAGATCAAATTCGAGCGCCACCGCTACTTCACGATGCGCAAGCGCGTGCAGAACGCGGAGAAGCCGAGTATGCACGATACGCTGGAAGGGCGTGAGGAACGGTTTGTCTGTGATAGACTCCACAAGGTGTCTCGACACATCGTGGAGTGGAGCCGTCAGTTCGAGAAGCCATGTATCGTCTTTGAAGACCTCAAAGAGATACGCGACAGTATCGACTACGGCACGCGGATGAACCGACGCTTGCACCACCTCCCCTTCCGCACCCTCCAACACTACACGTCGTACAAGGCGGCCTTTGAGGAGATTCCAACTACGTGGATTAATCCCGAGTACACGAGCCAACGGTGTCCGCTCTGCGGGCATACGGAGCGCGCGAACCGCAATAAGAAGCGGTTCAAGTGTCGAGACTGTGAACATCAAGACCACAGCGACCGTGGTGCAAGCATCAACATCGCCGTCAAAGGCAGCAAGAAACTCGATTGGAATGTGCCTGCTCTCAACAACCTTCCCCAAGTCAGGAAGGTGCGACGGCAGGCATCGGGGGCCGTGGACGCCCCGACCGTGACCCACGACACCGCTACAGGCCACCTTGCCGATGGTGTCGCGGGAGTGTCCGACTAA
- the pepF gene encoding oligoendopeptidase F yields MSSVPERSELSEEHTWDLESIYATDDDWEAAYEDVAAKLDELEAYEGRLAESGETLLEALRLRDEIHREAEQVSAYARMRSDEDTRDQQYQALRARASSLMADVSSASSFFDPELQDCTREELQALVEDEPELETYEHYFDDVLRMKPHTRSAEVEELLSDLGEVLGAPSDAYNMLTDADLEFPTVEDPDGEPVEISQANFTKLLKEPDREFRQTVHESFYETIGDVRNTIGATMKNQVKKDVKLADARNYDTARAAALDGANIPTEVYDNLVDTVDDNLDKLHRHVDLKRKALGVDDFQMWDLYMPIVDSESPEVSYEEAKEHVVEAVAPLGDDYQNRVADGLESRWVDVYENRGKRSGAYSGGTYDTQPFILMNYQDDISSMFTLAHELGHSLHSQYTSEQQPYVYSQYEIFVAEVASTVNEALLVNHLLDTVEDDHFRRHILNEYLERFRSTLYRQTLFADVEHRLHSLAEDGEALTPDRVDEVYGERKEAYYANAVVDDHIRREWMRIPHFYYNFYVYQYATGISSAVAIADRILNEGGNEAATQYREALQLGGSEYPIDILDHAGVDVTNSKFIETALDVYEEHLDEAAELLE; encoded by the coding sequence ATGAGCAGCGTTCCCGAACGCAGCGAGCTCTCCGAGGAGCACACGTGGGACCTCGAGAGCATCTACGCGACCGACGACGACTGGGAGGCCGCCTACGAGGACGTCGCCGCGAAGCTCGACGAGCTCGAGGCCTACGAGGGCCGGCTCGCGGAGTCCGGCGAGACCCTCCTCGAAGCCCTCCGTCTGCGCGACGAGATCCACCGCGAGGCCGAGCAGGTGTCCGCGTACGCGCGGATGCGCTCGGACGAGGACACCCGCGACCAGCAGTACCAGGCGCTCCGCGCACGGGCGTCCAGCCTGATGGCGGACGTCTCCAGCGCGAGCTCCTTCTTCGACCCAGAGCTCCAGGACTGCACCCGCGAGGAGCTCCAGGCCCTCGTCGAGGACGAACCCGAGCTAGAGACCTACGAGCACTACTTCGACGACGTGCTCCGCATGAAGCCGCACACGCGCTCGGCGGAGGTCGAGGAGCTGCTGAGCGACCTCGGCGAGGTGCTCGGCGCGCCCAGCGACGCGTACAACATGCTGACGGATGCGGACCTGGAGTTCCCGACGGTCGAGGACCCCGACGGCGAGCCCGTGGAGATCTCGCAGGCGAACTTCACGAAGCTCCTCAAAGAGCCCGACCGCGAGTTCCGCCAGACCGTCCACGAGTCCTTCTACGAGACCATCGGCGACGTCCGGAACACCATCGGCGCGACGATGAAGAATCAGGTCAAGAAGGACGTCAAGCTCGCGGACGCGCGGAACTACGACACCGCCCGCGCGGCCGCCCTCGACGGCGCGAACATCCCGACGGAGGTGTACGACAACCTCGTCGATACGGTCGACGACAACCTCGACAAGCTCCACCGCCACGTCGACCTCAAGCGCAAGGCGCTCGGCGTCGACGACTTCCAGATGTGGGACCTCTACATGCCCATCGTTGACTCCGAGAGCCCCGAAGTCTCCTACGAGGAGGCCAAAGAGCACGTCGTGGAGGCGGTCGCGCCGCTCGGCGACGACTACCAGAACCGGGTCGCCGACGGCCTCGAATCCCGGTGGGTGGACGTCTACGAGAACCGCGGGAAGCGCTCGGGCGCGTACTCCGGGGGGACGTACGACACCCAGCCGTTCATCCTGATGAACTACCAGGACGACATCTCCTCGATGTTCACGCTGGCCCACGAGCTCGGGCACAGTCTCCACAGCCAGTACACCAGCGAACAGCAGCCGTACGTCTACTCGCAGTACGAGATCTTCGTGGCGGAGGTCGCCTCCACGGTCAACGAGGCGCTGCTCGTCAACCACCTGCTGGACACGGTCGAGGACGACCACTTCCGGCGCCACATCCTCAACGAGTACCTCGAGCGCTTCCGCTCGACGCTGTACCGCCAGACGCTGTTCGCGGACGTCGAGCACCGCCTGCACTCGCTGGCGGAGGACGGCGAGGCACTCACCCCGGACCGCGTCGACGAGGTGTACGGCGAGCGCAAGGAGGCCTACTACGCGAACGCCGTCGTCGACGACCACATCCGCCGCGAGTGGATGCGCATCCCGCACTTCTACTATAATTTTTATGTTTACCAATATGCGACTGGAATAAGCTCTGCCGTTGCAATTGCTGACCGCATCCTAAATGAAGGTGGTAATGAAGCTGCGACCCAGTACCGTGAGGCTCTGCAACTGGGCGGCAGTGAGTACCCCATCGATATCCTCGACCACGCCGGAGTCGACGTAACTAACTCCAAGTTCATCGAGACCGCTCTCGATGTTTACGAAGAACACCTTGATGAGGCGGCCGAACTGCTGGAATAG
- a CDS encoding ABC transporter substrate-binding protein yields the protein MTSTLHSRRSFLAAATATAATLAGCSGTRYSDRYSPGERVSLTVSAPPADDDRAATTLGRQLTDRLSAVGVDATFAPKAQSQLYLDALINHDFDVFVGRHPHLGHPDALYPLLHSSFAPESGWQNPFGVASPELDQTLEALRAGDSENELGDVLDAYAQRVPFTVVAAPEFLTARRADRPAEAGTTTERPLAVLGQLAAADLDRPLRAGIFSAALTENRNPIAGEFRWNRQLLGLLYDPLARPAWDGESLLPWAAESWRFDGDDLLVTLRSDQRFHDGTPVTATDVAFTMEFLSDTSMGEASSPVPATRFRGRTSLVASATELNRDTVRLSLKRGLDEGSAERVLSLPILPASEWRDKSELVDDRVTRALVWENRQPVGSGPLAFESAVERESVTLTPYEDHFLTDVDAVNLARYAPALETEGIVARYAPSGEDAIEALEAGRLDTSLHQFPLHAFDGVADAEGVESVTAPSTELCIVGYNTRRAPLSDFHFRTVLSRLHDREHAASSVFEGFATATDMPVVAQWDVESIDEDDHSLGPFPGSGGELDVERARELFREAGYTYDDDGNLYR from the coding sequence ATGACCTCGACACTCCACTCCCGGCGGTCGTTTCTCGCCGCCGCCACCGCGACCGCCGCGACGCTCGCCGGCTGCAGCGGCACCCGGTACAGCGACCGGTACAGCCCCGGCGAGCGCGTTTCGCTGACGGTGAGCGCGCCGCCCGCGGACGACGACCGTGCGGCCACCACGCTCGGCCGCCAGCTCACCGACCGGCTGAGCGCCGTGGGCGTGGACGCGACCTTCGCGCCGAAGGCCCAGTCCCAGCTCTACCTCGACGCGCTCATCAACCACGACTTCGACGTGTTCGTCGGCCGCCACCCCCACCTCGGCCACCCGGACGCGCTCTACCCGCTGTTGCACTCGTCGTTCGCGCCGGAATCGGGCTGGCAGAACCCGTTCGGCGTCGCCAGCCCGGAGCTCGACCAGACACTGGAGGCGTTGCGCGCGGGCGACTCCGAGAACGAGCTCGGCGACGTCCTCGACGCGTACGCACAACGCGTGCCGTTCACCGTGGTCGCCGCGCCCGAGTTCCTCACCGCGCGCCGCGCCGACCGGCCCGCCGAGGCGGGGACGACGACCGAGCGCCCGCTCGCGGTCCTCGGCCAGCTCGCGGCCGCCGACCTCGACCGGCCGCTGCGTGCGGGCATCTTCTCCGCGGCGCTGACAGAGAACCGCAACCCCATCGCGGGCGAGTTCCGGTGGAACCGCCAGCTCCTCGGGCTGCTGTACGACCCGCTCGCCCGTCCCGCGTGGGACGGCGAGTCGCTGCTCCCGTGGGCCGCCGAGTCCTGGCGGTTCGACGGCGACGACCTCCTCGTGACCCTCCGTTCGGACCAGCGGTTCCACGACGGCACCCCCGTGACAGCGACGGACGTCGCGTTCACGATGGAGTTCCTCTCGGACACGTCGATGGGGGAGGCGTCCTCCCCGGTGCCGGCGACGCGGTTCCGCGGCCGCACGTCGCTGGTCGCGTCCGCGACCGAGCTCAACCGGGACACAGTCCGGCTCTCTCTGAAGCGCGGGCTCGACGAGGGCTCCGCCGAGCGCGTGCTCTCGCTGCCAATTCTCCCGGCCTCCGAGTGGCGCGACAAGTCCGAGCTCGTCGACGACCGCGTGACGCGTGCGCTCGTCTGGGAGAACCGCCAGCCCGTCGGCAGCGGTCCGCTCGCGTTCGAGAGCGCGGTCGAGCGCGAGTCAGTGACGCTGACGCCGTACGAGGACCACTTCCTCACGGACGTCGACGCGGTCAACCTCGCGCGGTACGCGCCCGCGCTCGAAACGGAGGGAATCGTCGCCCGCTACGCGCCGTCGGGAGAGGACGCCATCGAGGCGCTCGAAGCCGGGCGGCTGGACACGTCGCTCCACCAGTTCCCGCTGCACGCCTTCGACGGCGTCGCCGACGCCGAGGGCGTCGAGTCCGTGACGGCACCCTCGACGGAGCTCTGCATCGTCGGCTACAACACCCGCCGTGCGCCGCTGTCGGACTTCCACTTCCGGACGGTGCTGTCCCGGCTCCACGACCGCGAGCACGCCGCGTCGTCGGTGTTCGAGGGGTTCGCGACCGCGACCGACATGCCGGTCGTAGCGCAGTGGGACGTCGAGAGCATAGACGAGGACGACCACTCCCTCGGGCCGTTCCCCGGCTCGGGCGGCGAACTCGACGTCGAGCGCGCCCGCGAGCTGTTCCGCGAGGCGGGCTACACGTACGACGACGACGGGAACCTCTACCGCTAA
- a CDS encoding pyruvoyl-dependent arginine decarboxylase: MTIRVVWGTGTAPTEMAAYDAALADAGVHNYNLVAVSSVIPADADVEAVGTAPDLGPVGNRLTVVEARTDAAGPRHVSAALGWAESEDGPGLFYEAADETDADDVEARVRAGIDAGMDLRDWTFDEPTVRSATAEADAGEYAAAVVLAAYGDSEPIL; encoded by the coding sequence GTGACTATCAGAGTCGTCTGGGGGACGGGCACGGCACCGACAGAGATGGCGGCCTACGACGCCGCGCTCGCCGACGCCGGCGTCCACAACTACAACCTCGTCGCGGTGTCCTCGGTGATTCCCGCGGACGCCGACGTCGAGGCGGTCGGGACCGCGCCGGACCTCGGTCCCGTCGGGAATCGACTGACCGTCGTGGAGGCGCGCACCGACGCCGCCGGGCCGCGCCACGTCAGCGCCGCGCTCGGGTGGGCCGAAAGCGAGGACGGACCCGGCCTGTTCTACGAGGCCGCCGACGAGACCGACGCCGACGACGTCGAGGCGCGCGTGCGCGCCGGCATCGACGCGGGTATGGACCTCCGGGACTGGACGTTCGACGAACCGACAGTGCGCTCGGCGACCGCGGAGGCCGACGCCGGCGAGTACGCGGCCGCGGTCGTGCTCGCGGCGTACGGCGACAGCGAGCCGATACTCTGA